In the genome of Chrysemys picta bellii isolate R12L10 chromosome 19, ASM1138683v2, whole genome shotgun sequence, one region contains:
- the VKORC1L1 gene encoding vitamin K epoxide reductase complex subunit 1-like protein 1 isoform X1: MAAPVLLRVSVPRWERVARYVVCAAGILLSLYACHLEREKGLDLHYRALCDISERVRCSAAIASRWGRGFGLLGSIFGKDSAINQPNSVFGLVFYILQMLLGMTASAVAALILMTSSIVSVVGSLYLAYILYFVLKEFCIICVITYLLNFILFIINYKRLVYLNEAWKRQLQPKQE; this comes from the exons atggcGGCGCCCGTCCTGCTGCGAGTGTCGGTGCCGCGCTGGGAGCGGGTGGCCCGCTACGTGGTGTGCGCGGCCGGCATCCTGCTCTCGCTCTACGCCTGCCACCTGGAGCGGGAGAAGGGCCTGGACCTCCACTACCGGGCCCTGTGTGACATCAGCGAGCGGGTCCGCTGCTCCGCCGCCATCGCCTCCCG ATGGGGTCGAGGATTTGGTCTGTTGGGTTCCATCTTTGGAAAGGACAGTGCAATAAATCAGCCAAACAGTGTCTTTGGACTTGTATTTTATATTCTACAAATGTTACTTG GTATGACAGCAAGTGCAGTAGCAGCTCTAATCCTCATGACATCCTCCATAGTGTCAGTAGTAGGGTCATTGTACCTGGCATACATTCTGTACTTTGTGCTGAAGGAATTTTGCATTATATGCGTCATCACATATTTGCTGAACTTCATTCTCTTTATCATCAACTACAAACGACTAGTTTACTTGAATGAGGCCTGGAAACGGCAACTCCAACCCAAACAGGAATAA
- the VKORC1L1 gene encoding vitamin K epoxide reductase complex subunit 1-like protein 1 isoform X2, whose protein sequence is MDGQNDTSVPWCNKCQIENTKSNRGSCGTFKTNRSIGSISFRGWGRGFGLLGSIFGKDSAINQPNSVFGLVFYILQMLLGMTASAVAALILMTSSIVSVVGSLYLAYILYFVLKEFCIICVITYLLNFILFIINYKRLVYLNEAWKRQLQPKQE, encoded by the exons ATGGATGGACAGAATGACACATCAGTGCCATGGTGTAACAAGTGTCAAATAGAA aatacaaaaagcaacagagggtcctgtggaacctttaagactaacagaagtattgggagcataagctttcgtgg ATGGGGTCGAGGATTTGGTCTGTTGGGTTCCATCTTTGGAAAGGACAGTGCAATAAATCAGCCAAACAGTGTCTTTGGACTTGTATTTTATATTCTACAAATGTTACTTG GTATGACAGCAAGTGCAGTAGCAGCTCTAATCCTCATGACATCCTCCATAGTGTCAGTAGTAGGGTCATTGTACCTGGCATACATTCTGTACTTTGTGCTGAAGGAATTTTGCATTATATGCGTCATCACATATTTGCTGAACTTCATTCTCTTTATCATCAACTACAAACGACTAGTTTACTTGAATGAGGCCTGGAAACGGCAACTCCAACCCAAACAGGAATAA